A DNA window from Mesoplasma coleopterae contains the following coding sequences:
- the dnaG gene encoding DNA primase yields MLIPKEVIDDIIQKSDIVSIVSERVALSKKGRNFWGLCPFHQDQNASMSVSPEKKFFKCFSCQVSGTVLDFIKDFDNISFQEAVKKLAGLINYDLSKFESNAALKQNQDAIIYKLNEESLAFFKLNLRSNEAKPAVKYLHSRDITNEDILFFEIGYLPKTKSLVEHLISKGYNISDIVDAGLGTYNEEHQKLYDIFVDRILFPIRNENKELIGFSGRIIETDSDRPKYLNTKETRVFSKRKIAYNFSEAIRSARIKKEIIVLEGYMDVISLHKNGIDNAIALMGTALSQYHINLFKTIKGTVKMFLDGDEPGIKGNIEASQTLILNNQKVLIVNNPTNNDPDELIKQGKKSELEKMVLEALNPLQYIISKRWPKVDSKDFNSVEEFMKEICSFVLKCNNSILYETSVEELEKVTGLSKNAIISFYKKISLKQNSNTFNKKVGTIEQNFETKPEDKTGGNTSFNILTSLKAYELAEKTILFDLIKSNKNLDLVKEKIREVKFPHKEFGRLISKIINSYEENINYNESEIKEILTESFSVETLEKIKSFELDPLMFRIKPNINTSKLIENSFEKLKMYSNEKKIIEINEMLKAENLSKIDRENLMDILSERIKKREEWLANFNDKSN; encoded by the coding sequence GAAGAAATTTTTGAGGTTTATGTCCTTTTCATCAAGATCAAAATGCATCTATGTCAGTTTCACCTGAAAAAAAGTTTTTCAAATGTTTTTCGTGTCAGGTTTCAGGAACTGTTTTAGATTTTATTAAAGATTTTGATAACATAAGTTTTCAAGAAGCTGTTAAAAAATTAGCAGGATTAATAAATTATGATTTATCTAAATTTGAAAGTAATGCAGCTTTAAAACAAAATCAAGATGCCATTATTTATAAATTAAATGAGGAGTCGTTGGCATTTTTTAAATTAAATTTAAGATCTAATGAAGCAAAACCTGCTGTTAAATATTTACATTCAAGAGATATAACAAATGAAGATATACTTTTTTTTGAAATTGGGTATTTACCAAAAACAAAAAGTTTAGTTGAACATTTAATAAGTAAGGGATACAACATTTCAGATATTGTTGATGCTGGTTTAGGAACTTATAATGAAGAACATCAAAAATTGTATGACATTTTTGTAGATAGAATATTATTTCCTATTAGAAATGAAAATAAGGAATTAATTGGTTTCAGCGGAAGAATAATAGAAACAGATTCTGATAGACCAAAATATTTAAATACAAAAGAGACAAGAGTTTTTTCAAAAAGAAAAATTGCTTATAACTTTAGTGAGGCAATTAGATCCGCACGAATTAAAAAGGAAATAATTGTTCTTGAAGGTTATATGGACGTAATCAGCTTACACAAAAATGGAATTGATAATGCAATTGCATTAATGGGAACTGCTTTATCTCAATATCATATAAATTTGTTTAAAACTATTAAAGGAACTGTAAAAATGTTTTTAGATGGTGATGAACCAGGAATAAAAGGAAATATTGAAGCTTCTCAAACATTAATTTTAAATAATCAAAAAGTTTTGATTGTAAATAATCCTACAAATAATGATCCCGATGAATTAATTAAACAAGGTAAAAAATCAGAACTTGAAAAAATGGTTCTTGAAGCTTTGAACCCACTTCAATATATAATTTCAAAACGTTGACCTAAAGTGGATTCAAAGGACTTTAATTCAGTTGAAGAATTTATGAAGGAAATATGTTCATTTGTTTTAAAATGCAATAACAGTATATTATATGAGACTTCAGTTGAAGAACTTGAAAAAGTTACAGGTTTATCAAAAAATGCAATTATTAGTTTTTACAAAAAAATATCATTAAAACAAAATTCAAATACTTTTAATAAAAAAGTCGGTACGATCGAACAAAATTTTGAAACTAAACCTGAAGATAAAACAGGCGGTAATACAAGCTTCAATATTTTAACTTCTTTAAAAGCATACGAATTAGCTGAAAAAACTATTTTGTTTGACTTAATAAAATCAAACAAGAATTTGGATTTAGTTAAAGAGAAAATCAGAGAAGTTAAATTTCCACATAAAGAATTTGGAAGATTAATATCTAAAATCATTAATTCATATGAAGAAAACATAAATTATAATGAATCTGAAATTAAAGAAATTTTAACTGAAAGTTTTTCAGTGGAAACATTGGAAAAAATTAAATCATTTGAGTTAGATCCCTTAATGTTTAGAATTAAGCCGAATATAAATACATCTAAGTTAATTGAAAATTCATTTGAAAAACTTAAAATGTACTCTAATGAGAAAAAAATAATTGAAATTAACGAAATGCTAAAAGCAGAAAACTTAAGTAAAATTGATCGGGAAAATTTAATGGATATTCTATCCGAAAGAATAAAAAAAAGAGAAGAATGATTAGCAAATTTTAACGATAAAAGTAATTAG